The sequence below is a genomic window from Oreochromis niloticus isolate F11D_XX linkage group LG3, O_niloticus_UMD_NMBU, whole genome shotgun sequence.
tatattggtattatattagtctttattgcaggtccaagaagaaccactttaagctgttgagttgaatttataatcttaaatgtttgtatgcagactgcatggtgaaagaaaaggccccacgtagagtaactccaaaatgagacaggaagttataggcttttgaagttgcaggcttttgcagaagtgaaactgaaagcagactctgaatgcaagtactgtgagtaggatatgaaactgtattaagcttttagtagaggcttttgattaaaacatttattcagtagattacatatatagttccagttaggttattatatgtaaggatgagcctctgttctggtgaaaggtcagaagtgcaacgggtgagaggtgagagcatttaagggcgagacacacatacagacacatatagtaagagaggtcatgacacgtacgcagtacacagcacgcacgcgcccccgcacgtgcacgcacacacacatattagatagactccTTTGAGTAGGTAaaagtttaattatgttttgcttgcgactgcaaagttgtgcctgcatgagtgacattttgtgcagaacgtggacctgatgttccagaagataagcctgggcaggatggagacaggaagcacctggcttcgacgcgaagatgatgttcttttaaactatgttaaaagtcattgtggttttggagtgacgtatgctttgtttgagtctgcctggtaacaggaagactgccaaccctataaGACCTTTGTTTGACGATTGTAAGtttagttcgacgctgaaatctgcatagcggtcggactcacacatgtgtcattcattaaaatgccgtctaattccACCCGGCTGGATCTGTGCTTATTTTTAGATTCCCCctcaatatttttgaacctGATAAAATGTCCAAACGCGCTCTAATCACTCTCTCCCGGCGGAGAGCTCTGCGGAGAATTTGGGCTTCAACATCTACTGGCTCTTCAAGGAAGGGGCACGCCATGTCTGACACTTCCTACAGTCAGATTTCCGACAAAGAGGCGGAGACAGTCAGGGTTAGTTGAAGTAAACCTGCTAGGGGGCAGGTTAGCTTCACGGAGTGTGTCGTCATAGTAACTCACTCAGAATTAATCTAAACTCGCTTTGTGAAACCGAAAACCCAGAGTTTTCGTTAACTCAGGATATACCTACTCAGAGTTTGCACTAAaccggctttctgaaacagggcccaGAACATTTGGTTTGATTTCACAAGATAAGAATGACGACTGAGTTGGAAGATTGTTTTATGTTTAGTCAAATCTTTCATACATAAAGTCGGATTACAAAATCATCCCCTaagtttgttgttttatttgagGAATTGAAATAATAGAAAAAATGACTTCaagaaaacaaaccagaaaaacACTCTGATACTTGAAATCATCTGATTTGGATTCCTGAGATCAAATTATCTCCccttgtttttttggtttgtttttttttgttttttttgtggctttaatttattgttacatcctgtttgtttgcttccaTCTGTATACACGTCCATATTCATGATTATGTTTCTATTCTTACATTGCTGTGTAATCACTGTTCCCTCTGCTAATTGATTTGACCTTTTGTATCTTACAGTGATGTTTGTCATATTTGTATCTGCGCCTAAAAGATAAGAGTAAATAAGTTTTCCATGCTAAAACACAGATCCAGCTCCTGCAGTTCTCCCTCTGAACCACTAGATGTCTCTGTTATGTAAATGAAGACGTGCAGCACAGCAACCACAACAGCGCTCAGATCACACGTGTCCTGTTATTATGTATAAAAGCATGAAACAGGTGAGACAGGTGGGATCAATATTAATGTTGtggaaatatatgaaaaagcaacagaagagtgaaaacatTTTGTGTTTCTAGAAAGATCTTTCAGCTCATAGCTGCTCACAGACTGTATTTACAAGTGACAAACTGCAGTATCTCACTCTACAGTACATCTACAGTATATATCAAATATATTCAGCCATGTTTGAAAGCCTTTCCAGGTGAGTTTGATCCAGGAGGGTCTGAAGCCAGAGTGAGACAGAGACTGTGCAGAGACTGTAGAAGGacggagcagcagcagagcagtccagatacactgatgatcctctgtcagatccagagggacacacagggatgatgctggactctacattgtgtctgacagtggagctgttctcagagcagttcactctgcagcactgacagtcatctgcacttcattcctctgtcagtcactgctggatgaagctctGCTCTCCattccacctcccagtaacatggcccagtcagagcgtctctacacacaagctgctgctgcttcaacctctctggatcatcaggacacagctcctcctctctcagcacacacaccgtCCTGTTTAACATCATCAgctccacctgcagagagaagaagaaagagcagaggagataaacgagtgtttccagactcttcatcagctgtcagtcagtgatgcggcacatccagtataaagagcagcagggacttcagtgctgggactgtactaggactcattgttgcttcactttttctaatctttggatttttattgaagttgatgaaaatgtttttccctcctagtttgagtttggactttcattcattagaaGAACCTCGGTGTGTCCACTGTGAGCTCTGtagaaaccccaacaacaagcccaacaatccagatggacagttccagctgttaactggaggaattccatccaaacatctgacagcaccacccactcactccatcactctactTACGCCAGCCAATCCAGTCTGTAGTCTGGACTCTGCTGAAGatcagacagctgcttcacatTTGGATTCTTCAGCTTGTTTGATTGCAGGTCCAGcgctctcagatgggaggggttggacttcagcgctgctgccagataatcacagctgacctttgacaaaccacagccGTCCAaactgtataaagaatgaaagatgtaagtttattagacaaagtgtgagcttgaaatcattcagtgtttcatcatgtaaaataaaataaaaatgaaccagagaagaagaaaacagactttaccatgaagatcctcagtgtggatcagtataatatcagcctgatgtctgcagtttagtgtcagcacaactttcacattatattcatctcagcacaactaaaacatgctgactgaccccagagtttcaagtccacatcctggactctccagaaaaccacacagacgcttcactcctgaatcccgCAGCTTCTCGTTGAAGGTCAGGTGCAGCTCTCTCaggtgggaggggttggacttcagtgctgctgccagataatcacagctgatctttgacaaaccacagtccATCAATCTGTAtgaagaatgaaagatgtaagtttattagacaaagtgtgagcttgaaatcattcagtgtttcatcatctgttcagagctgaagaaggttcagaatgtagaagtttagaaaatgggaactccaaacagctgaagccaacaggaagcagcttcaaacaggaaactgtgcagagtttcagactatatgcccgatgcagccagttggattttggagattttaatctctgttctgtgacttgaatcatttcttccagttggtccaacaagacaggctaagtattggacatgtgttgtggctccattaggggagcttctaaatgtgatgtgatggcccctctgggtctgtcagatcacaggactgaagagagctcaaactgagcacacagttgttccagtctggaccaaagacTATACTGGAACTGAgggactgctttgactgcacccactgggactttttaaaggctcatgttctcacttagatcatcgatttctacttacatttctttcgggggaaaatggggattactttgaaaacaagAAGTATTTTCTCCAATAAGCAGCcctggattagtaaatcactccAACGTGTTCCcaggcagaagaagctgtcttgttatgagggagagaagaaaaagattgaggcacagaaagttgttgaaagagagataaagcagctaaaatcaggtgtaaaagtaaagcagaggatgagctgaataaaggacactcaaggctggcttggaaaggaatgaagtccatggttgggatgcagaacaaggagcaaagatgaatgtgatgctgaatcagcagaagacttggacttatttgattccagctttgatatcattgatttcaatgaagagctttgtgattgtagcaaagggctggtagctccgagagtcccactgatgaggtgtttgtgtggaaatctcttagtgggaccaaagagagaaaaagccctggtcctgattctgtgggagggaaatgattgaagtgtgctgtgaggaactgactgggagattttcacacattttccagtcctccttggaacaacaggaagttcccagCATATGGAAACAAAAGTTAAGTGTCTAATGGCACTCAGTGATGATGGTGCTGTggccccaccacctccacctctttgtaaaggaactaactgtaatctgaagcttcaaatggaactaagacttcctccactaggtggcagtgtctgatgagaaagtgttagtggagctggcctggagtcagaaacaggaagatgcaggatttgggctgaaatggggaaaagtggTTAGCACTAGTGCCTTAAAGTAAGAAGTTTGTAGGTTGAAGCTTGTTggcctttctgtggaggttggatgttctcccacagtccaatgaaatgctgcttaggttcattggtgcttctacattggctgtaggtgtggatgtgagagagtgcttctctgtctctctctgttggccctgtgatggactgctcacctgtgcaggtggaccacgcctcttgccctatgacagctagggcacaggctgcagccctgtgagcctaagctgaataaacagttagcaaaaatgatccatagatggcctgaaattccccagttagcagtttggtagatagctatgacatgctaatcccatccagcagctgtattctacctgtaagctgatccctgctgagccaaagcactttttcagatacaaattacaacctttaatagaaacctattggtcagcatcttattagcctgctgttagcttcattccacagaaaactgagagaaactaacagagttgataaagaataaagagaaatgtgctgatttaaagcctttgaagtgcttcagatgatctctgtccacttctgtccactcattcattcatgtaagcttctaatgcagctttgatcttcacagtctgctttatgaaactcattctaaccctgaatgtcagTGTTCCTCCTTCTcatcattcatgctggcagtggaggagatttggatgttggactgtgttttggatgatgtgtgtatgtttgtgttggactgctgtctgtaaagcaaacgcacattttgctttggatttcagtgtcacacagactttaaggtggaatgaagagttggagagtttcacagtgaacTATCCAGTGaaggatttttcttcttctttgaaggtttgaaatgtgaacattgttctgctacagtcaatggactaaaccagagaagaagaaaacagactttaccatgaagatcctcagtgtggatcagtataatatcagcctgatgtctgcagtttagtgtcagcacaactttcacatcctattcatctcagcacaactaaaacatgctgactgacctcagagtttcaagtccacatcctggattctctaggaaaccacacagatgct
It includes:
- the LOC109195644 gene encoding ribonuclease inhibitor-like; translation: MDCGLSKISCDYLAAALKSNPSHLRELHLTFNEKLRDSGVKRLCGFLESPGCGLETLGLDGCGLSKVSCDYLAAALKSNPSHLRALDLQSNKLKNPNVKQLSDLQQSPDYRLDWLAWS